From one Pseudomonas fluorescens genomic stretch:
- the gorA gene encoding glutathione-disulfide reductase has translation MAYDFDLYVIGAGSGGVRAARFSAGFGAKVAVAESRYLGGTCVNVGCVPKKLLVYGAHFAEDFEQSQGFGWTPGEAKFDWATLIANKDREIHRLNGIYRNLLVNSGATLHEGHAKIVDPHTVEVNGERYTANNILITTGGWPQSPQIPGHEHAISSNQAFFLKELPKRVLVVGGGYIAVEFAGIFHGLGAKTTLLYRGGLFLRGFDGAVRKHLQEELTRRGMDLQFNADIERIDKQADGSLRATLTDGRVLEADCVFYATGRRPMLDNLGLENTAVKLDKKGFVEVDELYQTAEPSILALGDVIGRVQLTPVALAEGMAVARRLFKPEQYRPVDYKMIPTAVFSQPNIGTVGLTEEEAREAGHEVVIFESRFRPMKFSLTECQERTLMKLVVDTKTDKVLGCHMVGPEAGEIVQGVAIALKSGATKRDFDETIAVHPTSAEEFVTMRTPVAD, from the coding sequence ATGGCCTACGATTTTGACCTTTATGTGATTGGCGCTGGTTCCGGAGGCGTGCGGGCAGCGCGTTTTTCCGCCGGTTTTGGCGCGAAAGTGGCTGTAGCCGAAAGTCGCTACTTGGGTGGCACGTGCGTGAACGTTGGCTGCGTTCCGAAAAAACTGCTGGTCTACGGAGCACACTTCGCCGAAGACTTCGAGCAGTCGCAAGGTTTTGGCTGGACTCCGGGCGAGGCAAAGTTCGACTGGGCGACGCTGATTGCCAACAAGGATCGCGAGATCCATCGCCTGAACGGCATCTATCGCAATCTGCTGGTCAACAGCGGTGCAACACTGCATGAGGGCCACGCAAAAATCGTCGATCCGCATACCGTCGAGGTCAATGGCGAGCGCTACACCGCTAACAACATCCTGATCACTACCGGTGGTTGGCCGCAGTCCCCGCAGATTCCTGGGCATGAGCACGCGATCAGTTCCAATCAGGCATTCTTCCTTAAGGAGCTGCCCAAGCGCGTTCTCGTGGTCGGTGGTGGTTACATTGCCGTGGAGTTTGCCGGGATCTTCCACGGCCTAGGTGCCAAGACCACGCTGCTGTATCGCGGTGGTCTGTTCCTGCGCGGCTTCGACGGTGCGGTACGCAAACATTTGCAGGAAGAGTTGACCAGGCGTGGCATGGATCTGCAATTCAATGCCGACATCGAGCGTATCGACAAACAAGCCGATGGCAGCCTGAGAGCAACCCTCACGGATGGTCGAGTACTGGAGGCAGATTGTGTGTTTTACGCCACTGGTCGACGACCGATGCTCGACAACCTGGGCTTGGAAAACACTGCAGTCAAACTCGACAAGAAAGGTTTTGTCGAGGTCGATGAACTGTATCAAACCGCTGAACCGTCGATCCTGGCCCTGGGCGATGTGATTGGTCGGGTGCAACTGACGCCGGTCGCACTGGCCGAAGGCATGGCCGTGGCGCGGCGACTGTTCAAGCCTGAGCAGTATCGTCCGGTGGATTACAAGATGATCCCGACGGCAGTGTTCAGTCAGCCTAACATCGGCACTGTCGGGTTGACCGAAGAAGAGGCGCGAGAGGCCGGGCACGAAGTAGTGATCTTTGAAAGCCGCTTCCGGCCGATGAAATTTTCGCTGACCGAATGCCAGGAGCGCACTTTGATGAAGCTGGTGGTGGACACCAAGACCGACAAGGTCTTGGGCTGCCATATGGTCGGCCCGGAGGCCGGCGAGATCGTGCAGGGTGTGGCGATTGCGCTGAAGTCGGGTGCAACCAAGCGCGATTTCGACGAAACCATCGCCGTGCATCCGACGTCCGCTGAAGAGTTCGTCACCATGCGTACACCGGTCGCGGACTAA
- a CDS encoding IS3 family transposase (programmed frameshift) — translation MTKQRRTFTPEFKREAASLVLDQGYSHIEAARSLGLVESALRRWVNQLQQERGGVTPTSKALTPEQQKIQELEARINRLEREKSIFKKGHRALDGRGTRAFALIDQLRSEEPVDLLCSVFEVTRSCYYAHCRKRRTPDVERLVLRSRVNELFTQSRSAAGSRSIMFMMREDGIEIGRFKVRKLMSEMKLISKQPGSHAYKKATVERPDIPNVLDREFSVSAPNEVWCGDITYVWAQGRWHYLAAVIDLFARRVVGWAFSSKPDADLVIKALDMAYEQRGRPQNVLFHSDQGSQYGSRSFRQRLWRYRFKQSMSRRGNCHDNAPMERLFRSLKTEWVPTVGYMSASLAQQDIGRFLMQRYNWQRPHQFNSGLAPAVAEEKLNAVSGIS, via the exons ATGACCAAGCAACGCCGTACCTTTACGCCCGAGTTCAAGCGCGAAGCCGCCAGCCTGGTGCTCGATCAGGGCTACAGCCATATCGAAGCAGCTCGATCACTTGGGTTGGTTGAGTCGGCCCTGCGCCGCTGGGTCAACCAGCTCCAGCAAGAACGAGGCGGTGTCACTCCGACCAGTAAGGCGCTCACGCCCGAGCAGCAAAAAATCCAGGAGCTGGAAGCTCGGATCAATCGGCTGGAACGGGAAAAATCTATAT TTAAAAAAGGCCACCGCGCTCTTGATGGCCGAGGAACACGAGCGTTCGCGTTAATCGATCAACTCCGTTCTGAGGAGCCTGTTGATCTGTTGTGCTCGGTATTTGAAGTCACCCGATCTTGCTACTACGCACACTGCCGAAAACGTCGAACTCCCGACGTTGAGCGGCTGGTTTTACGCAGCCGTGTGAACGAATTGTTCACCCAAAGCCGCAGTGCCGCAGGCAGTCGAAGCATCATGTTCATGATGCGCGAGGACGGCATAGAAATCGGGCGTTTCAAGGTGCGCAAGCTGATGAGCGAAATGAAGCTGATCAGCAAGCAACCCGGCTCACATGCCTACAAAAAGGCGACGGTCGAGCGGCCGGATATTCCGAACGTGCTGGATCGAGAGTTCAGCGTATCGGCACCCAATGAGGTCTGGTGTGGTGACATCACGTATGTCTGGGCTCAAGGTCGCTGGCACTATTTGGCGGCTGTGATTGATCTGTTCGCCCGCCGCGTGGTGGGCTGGGCGTTTTCATCGAAGCCCGATGCCGACCTGGTGATCAAGGCCTTGGACATGGCCTATGAGCAGCGTGGTCGACCTCAGAATGTGCTGTTTCACAGCGACCAAGGAAGTCAATACGGCAGCCGAAGCTTCCGTCAGCGACTGTGGCGCTATCGTTTTAAGCAGAGCATGAGCCGACGTGGAAACTGCCACGACAACGCGCCGATGGAACGGTTGTTTCGCAGTTTGAAAACGGAATGGGTACCGACCGTGGGCTACATGAGCGCTTCGCTGGCACAGCAGGATATCGGCCGGTTTTTGATGCAGCGCTACAACTGGCAACGGCCGCATCAATTTAACAGCGGGCTGGCGCCCGCTGTGGCCGAGGAGAAACTTAACGCAGTGTCCGGGATTAGTTGA
- a CDS encoding carbon starvation CstA family protein: MTHLAKHIAWFAVAILGAFALSVVALRRGEAINALWIVVAAVAIYLVAYRYYSLFIAERVMQLDPRRATPAVVNNDGLDYVPTNKHVLFGHHFAAIAGAGPLVGPVLAAQMGYLPGTLWLIAGVVLAGAVQDFMVLFLSTRRNGRSLGDMVREEMGRVPGTIALFGCFLIMIIILAVLALIVVKALAESPWGIFTVMATIPIAMFMGVYMRYIRPGRIGEISVIGVLLLLGSIWLGGQIAADPVWAKAFTFTGIQITWMLIGYGFVAAVLPVWLILAPRDYLSTFLKIGTIVALAVGILVTMPELKMPALTQFTDGTGPVWKGGLFPFLFITIACGAVSGFHALIASGTTPKLLASEGHARYIGYGGMLMESFVAIMAMVAASVIEPGVYFAMNSPAAIVGADAVSVAQTVSSWGFTISPDQLESVAKDIGETTILARAGGAPTLAVGIAQILHHVLPGENTMAFWYHFAILFEALFILTAVDAGTRAGRFMLQDLLGSFVPALRRTESWTANLIATAGCVALWGYLLYQGVIDPLGGINTLWPLFGISNQMLAGIALMLGTVVLIKMKRQRYVWVTLLPAIWLLICTTTAGFIKLFDANPAMGFLALARKYSDAQANGQILAPAKDISQMQHVIFNAYTNATLTALFLLVMFSILFYALKVGIAAWGSKERTDKEAPYQALPDA; the protein is encoded by the coding sequence ATGACCCATCTGGCTAAACACATTGCCTGGTTTGCCGTGGCTATTCTGGGAGCATTCGCGCTGAGCGTCGTGGCCTTGCGCCGTGGCGAAGCTATCAATGCTCTCTGGATCGTAGTCGCAGCAGTCGCCATCTATCTTGTCGCATACCGATACTACAGTCTGTTCATCGCCGAAAGAGTGATGCAGCTAGACCCTCGTCGAGCCACTCCCGCCGTAGTCAACAACGACGGCCTGGATTATGTGCCGACCAACAAGCACGTGCTCTTCGGGCATCACTTCGCTGCCATTGCTGGTGCGGGGCCTTTGGTTGGGCCGGTACTGGCTGCCCAGATGGGCTACCTGCCTGGAACGCTTTGGCTGATAGCCGGCGTGGTGCTTGCCGGCGCGGTACAAGACTTCATGGTGCTATTCCTGTCTACCCGCCGCAACGGTCGCTCTTTGGGGGACATGGTGCGAGAGGAGATGGGAAGAGTTCCAGGAACGATCGCGCTGTTCGGCTGCTTCCTTATCATGATCATCATCCTTGCTGTATTAGCGCTGATTGTGGTCAAGGCACTGGCCGAGAGTCCCTGGGGCATCTTCACCGTAATGGCCACTATTCCGATCGCGATGTTTATGGGCGTTTACATGCGCTATATCCGTCCCGGGCGTATCGGAGAGATCTCGGTAATTGGGGTATTGCTGCTGTTGGGCTCGATCTGGTTAGGGGGGCAGATTGCCGCTGATCCAGTTTGGGCCAAGGCTTTTACCTTTACCGGTATTCAAATCACTTGGATGCTCATCGGCTACGGCTTCGTCGCTGCGGTACTGCCTGTATGGCTGATCTTGGCACCGCGTGACTACCTGTCGACGTTCCTCAAAATCGGCACTATTGTTGCGCTTGCTGTCGGAATTCTGGTCACTATGCCCGAGCTCAAAATGCCGGCGTTGACGCAGTTCACCGATGGCACGGGGCCGGTGTGGAAAGGGGGCTTGTTCCCGTTCCTGTTTATTACCATTGCCTGTGGTGCCGTCTCAGGATTCCACGCGCTGATAGCCTCTGGCACAACACCTAAATTGCTTGCGAGCGAAGGTCATGCCCGGTACATCGGCTACGGCGGTATGTTGATGGAGTCCTTCGTAGCGATCATGGCCATGGTGGCTGCGTCGGTAATTGAGCCTGGTGTTTACTTCGCCATGAACAGTCCTGCCGCTATCGTTGGTGCTGATGCAGTATCAGTAGCGCAGACGGTTAGCAGTTGGGGGTTCACCATCTCCCCGGATCAGCTTGAGTCGGTAGCTAAAGATATCGGTGAAACCACCATCCTCGCTCGCGCAGGGGGGGCGCCGACACTAGCAGTAGGTATTGCCCAAATTTTGCACCATGTCCTGCCGGGTGAGAACACCATGGCGTTCTGGTACCACTTTGCAATCTTGTTCGAGGCGCTATTCATCTTGACCGCTGTCGATGCTGGCACCAGGGCAGGGCGCTTCATGTTGCAGGATTTGTTGGGTTCCTTTGTTCCTGCCTTGCGCCGTACAGAGTCTTGGACTGCGAACCTTATTGCCACCGCTGGCTGTGTGGCATTGTGGGGCTACCTGCTCTATCAAGGCGTGATCGATCCGTTGGGTGGTATCAATACGCTTTGGCCGCTGTTCGGCATCTCCAACCAGATGTTGGCAGGTATCGCTTTAATGCTGGGTACCGTCGTGCTTATCAAAATGAAGCGTCAACGCTACGTTTGGGTGACCCTACTTCCAGCGATCTGGCTGCTGATTTGCACCACGACTGCAGGATTCATCAAGTTGTTCGATGCTAATCCTGCTATGGGTTTCCTGGCGTTGGCCCGTAAGTACAGTGATGCGCAGGCCAATGGTCAGATTTTGGCACCGGCGAAGGACATTTCGCAGATGCAGCATGTGATCTTCAATGCCTATACGAACGCCACACTCACAGCCCTGTTCTTGCTTGTTATGTTTAGCATCTTGTTCTACGCGCTCAAGGTGGGGATTGCAGCGTGGGGTAGCAAGGAACGGACTGATAAAGAGGCGCCTTACCAAGCACTACCTGATGCATAA
- a CDS encoding OsmC family protein — MSNIVNGINVTNLESFAHEVASDDQKAEARFNVHTQWMGQTKSVTHVTQCSLAGKRLERDFKIVSDEPVELLGENTAPGPMELLLAALNACMSVGYVTSAAAKGIKIKSLEIETDTNLDLRGFLGLDDTLNPGVNEIHYTVRICADAPQEKIEELHADVMKTSPNFHNMAREIKISPHLKII; from the coding sequence ATGAGCAACATCGTGAATGGTATCAACGTTACTAATCTAGAGAGCTTCGCTCACGAAGTAGCTTCAGATGATCAAAAAGCTGAAGCCCGCTTCAATGTTCATACTCAATGGATGGGTCAAACGAAGAGCGTTACGCATGTAACCCAGTGTAGCCTTGCCGGTAAGCGGCTGGAGCGAGACTTCAAGATCGTCTCGGACGAGCCTGTTGAGCTGCTTGGTGAAAATACAGCGCCCGGCCCAATGGAGCTGCTGCTTGCTGCCTTAAATGCATGCATGTCGGTCGGCTACGTGACAAGCGCTGCAGCAAAGGGCATCAAAATTAAAAGCCTTGAGATTGAAACGGACACTAACCTCGACCTGCGTGGCTTCTTGGGGCTTGATGACACCCTCAACCCTGGTGTCAATGAAATTCACTACACTGTTAGGATTTGCGCAGACGCACCTCAGGAAAAAATCGAGGAACTTCATGCAGACGTAATGAAAACCTCACCGAACTTCCATAATATGGCGAGAGAAATCAAAATATCTCCCCACTTGAAGATCATATAA
- a CDS encoding DsbA family oxidoreductase, whose translation MNAESKSITINVWSDFVCPWCWIAKRRFEMALADFEHKDLVQVNYKAFRLAAGQKAAPIKQVLVQKFGNEQSANGMIQAVVANAREVGLVYNFDTMLFGDTTKAHALVKAVDDSYTKMVLSERLYEASTTDGRSIFEESSLAEIAAEVGISASFVQRAWNDEALPSLIAKDEKEAHEIANGVPLFVFNNGFYISGAQTVDAFKQALQRMHLDAIEAESFQGQTCGLNGCDN comes from the coding sequence ATGAACGCAGAATCCAAATCAATTACGATCAACGTTTGGTCGGACTTCGTCTGCCCTTGGTGCTGGATTGCAAAACGCCGCTTCGAGATGGCCCTCGCCGATTTCGAACATAAAGACTTGGTTCAAGTGAACTACAAGGCGTTTCGTCTCGCGGCGGGTCAAAAAGCTGCACCGATCAAACAGGTTCTTGTACAGAAGTTTGGCAACGAGCAGTCTGCCAACGGGATGATCCAAGCTGTCGTTGCGAACGCCAGAGAAGTAGGCCTCGTTTACAACTTTGACACGATGCTATTTGGAGACACTACGAAGGCACACGCTCTCGTAAAAGCAGTCGACGATAGCTACACAAAAATGGTTCTCAGCGAACGCCTATATGAGGCCAGCACCACCGACGGTCGCTCTATCTTCGAAGAGAGCTCATTAGCGGAAATTGCGGCAGAAGTAGGTATTTCGGCAAGCTTCGTCCAGCGCGCCTGGAATGATGAAGCGCTGCCTAGCTTGATCGCCAAAGATGAGAAAGAGGCTCATGAGATCGCGAACGGCGTTCCTCTGTTTGTCTTCAACAACGGTTTCTACATCTCGGGAGCCCAAACCGTTGACGCTTTCAAACAAGCACTGCAGCGCATGCACTTAGACGCTATCGAAGCCGAATCTTTCCAAGGACAGACCTGCGGCCTAAACGGCTGCGACAACTGA
- a CDS encoding carboxymuconolactone decarboxylase family protein, whose protein sequence is MQDWKKARQDINAHVMQLGSLSPETIKGVMALGGAGAKTNHLDAKTRELISLAVAVTTRCDGCIAFHVAEAKKLGVTVEEVSEALGVAINMNAGAALVYSTHVLDAFDKE, encoded by the coding sequence ATGCAAGATTGGAAAAAAGCCCGACAAGACATTAATGCCCACGTTATGCAGCTGGGCTCGCTTTCACCAGAAACCATCAAGGGCGTAATGGCACTGGGCGGGGCCGGCGCGAAAACCAACCACCTTGATGCGAAGACCCGCGAGCTGATTTCTCTTGCAGTGGCAGTAACCACCCGCTGCGACGGCTGCATTGCTTTCCACGTCGCTGAAGCTAAGAAGCTTGGTGTCACGGTTGAGGAGGTCTCGGAAGCCCTCGGCGTAGCAATCAACATGAACGCCGGCGCAGCTCTGGTTTATAGCACCCACGTGCTAGACGCCTTCGACAAAGAATGA
- a CDS encoding cache domain-containing protein, whose protein sequence is MLLKHKIVALGVLPLLLAIAAICALVISLNNQLGDQQAQLIEDSILVSKRAELKNYVAMAQSLIAPLYNEGQGDEHAKQKVLDELRKLSFGINGYFFVYDRQGHSLMHARQSELVGKDLMDMRDPHGLLVIQALLKSAKSGEGFQRYAWNKPSSGQVTDKLAYVVMLERWGWMIGTGIYLEDVERATQQARDEVAHGIRKTMVSIAVVALIAVLFVFASGMTLNLSEHRLADTKLQRLNQRIVSLQEEERSRVSRELHDGISQVLVSIKYKLELAGFLLESGETRGTVILKEATERLGEAIGEVRSISHDLRSSLLDTLGLPAAIGQLAEEFEQRSGLRVTFETNEFECLLDEGVPVSLFRIVQEGLSNIERHAQAQNVSITLFGSEQSVRLRIIDDGIGFNVNKVERRHAGIGLRNIRERVEHFGGRFHMASAPGRSELDIVIPMSIPCTKL, encoded by the coding sequence ATGCTGCTCAAACACAAAATTGTCGCACTGGGGGTCTTACCCCTCCTGTTAGCTATTGCCGCGATTTGCGCGCTTGTGATTTCCCTAAACAACCAGCTGGGCGACCAACAAGCGCAGCTGATCGAAGACAGCATTCTGGTCAGCAAGCGTGCAGAGCTAAAAAACTATGTCGCAATGGCGCAGAGCTTGATTGCCCCCCTATACAACGAGGGCCAGGGTGACGAGCATGCCAAGCAAAAAGTCCTGGACGAACTCAGGAAGCTGAGCTTCGGTATAAATGGTTACTTTTTCGTCTACGACCGCCAAGGCCACAGTCTGATGCATGCCCGGCAGTCAGAGCTGGTAGGCAAAGACCTCATGGATATGAGGGATCCACACGGCCTGCTAGTGATTCAAGCGTTACTAAAAAGTGCCAAGTCTGGCGAGGGCTTTCAACGCTACGCATGGAACAAGCCTTCGTCCGGGCAAGTGACCGATAAGCTCGCCTACGTCGTAATGTTAGAACGATGGGGTTGGATGATCGGAACCGGGATCTACCTTGAGGACGTTGAGCGAGCCACTCAGCAAGCACGTGATGAAGTGGCTCATGGCATCCGCAAGACGATGGTTTCGATTGCTGTCGTTGCCCTAATAGCAGTCTTATTTGTGTTTGCAAGCGGCATGACATTGAACCTAAGTGAGCATCGGCTAGCGGACACCAAGCTTCAGCGCTTAAACCAGCGAATTGTCAGCCTCCAGGAAGAGGAACGTTCGCGCGTTTCTCGCGAGCTTCACGATGGCATCAGCCAGGTTCTCGTATCCATAAAGTACAAACTTGAGCTAGCAGGCTTTCTGCTTGAAAGCGGAGAAACCCGAGGTACAGTTATCTTGAAAGAGGCTACAGAGCGCCTAGGAGAGGCTATTGGGGAGGTTCGGAGCATTTCACACGACCTACGCTCTTCGCTGCTGGACACCCTGGGGCTTCCTGCCGCGATCGGGCAACTCGCTGAGGAATTCGAGCAGCGCAGCGGACTTAGGGTGACGTTCGAGACCAATGAGTTTGAATGCCTCTTGGACGAAGGGGTACCCGTCTCGCTTTTTCGAATCGTTCAGGAAGGGTTATCCAATATCGAGCGACACGCTCAAGCCCAAAACGTATCCATCACTCTGTTTGGATCAGAGCAATCTGTTCGGTTGAGGATCATCGACGATGGGATCGGCTTTAACGTCAATAAAGTTGAGCGTCGCCATGCTGGGATCGGGCTCAGGAACATACGCGAACGCGTCGAGCACTTCGGTGGCCGATTTCATATGGCATCAGCACCTGGCAGGAGTGAACTGGATATCGTGATACCAATGAGTATTCCTTGTACAAAACTCTGA
- a CDS encoding YbdD/YjiX family protein: MFNDLSRFGKYLGQAARLMVGMPDYDTYVEHMQTKHPDKPMMSYEDFFRERQEARYGGGNGQPRCC, encoded by the coding sequence GTGTTCAATGACCTGAGTCGCTTCGGTAAATACCTGGGTCAGGCAGCGCGTCTGATGGTTGGCATGCCTGACTACGACACCTATGTCGAGCACATGCAGACCAAGCACCCGGACAAACCCATGATGTCATATGAGGATTTCTTTCGAGAGCGACAGGAAGCTCGATATGGTGGTGGCAACGGCCAGCCGCGTTGCTGTTAG
- a CDS encoding response regulator: protein MSLSTQIRLALVDDHSLVRDGIRALLSVIPTVTVVGEAENGATAIEMVEHSKPDLLLVDINLPDINGLDLTRKLRDRYPSLKVLVLSMHDSKEYVSESLRSGASGYVLKNAPSREIVAAIEAIANGGTFYSAEIAQKLLLDDGTSNELTPRESQVLYKMAQGLNNKEMARELNISVRTVETHRLSIRRKLNIDKPAALVKYAIDHGIIPR, encoded by the coding sequence ATGAGCTTATCAACACAAATCCGTTTAGCCTTAGTCGATGATCACTCCCTAGTCCGTGATGGGATCAGGGCCCTGCTATCCGTCATTCCAACTGTGACCGTGGTTGGTGAGGCTGAAAATGGCGCGACTGCTATAGAGATGGTTGAGCACAGCAAACCGGATCTTTTGTTGGTTGACATCAACCTTCCTGACATAAACGGTCTTGACCTCACACGAAAATTACGCGACAGATATCCCTCGCTGAAGGTTCTAGTGCTCAGCATGCATGACAGTAAAGAATACGTAAGCGAATCCCTACGCTCGGGTGCAAGTGGCTACGTGTTAAAAAATGCCCCCTCCCGAGAGATTGTCGCTGCGATTGAAGCCATCGCAAACGGAGGTACCTTCTATAGTGCTGAAATCGCGCAAAAACTCCTTCTTGATGATGGCACTAGCAACGAACTAACACCCCGTGAAAGCCAAGTTTTATATAAAATGGCCCAAGGACTGAACAACAAGGAAATGGCACGTGAACTTAATATCAGCGTTAGGACTGTAGAGACCCACCGCCTAAGCATTCGACGCAAACTCAACATAGACAAACCTGCTGCATTGGTAAAGTATGCAATAGACCATGGAATAATTCCGAGATAG
- a CDS encoding DUF3224 domain-containing protein — translation MAVALIEHQAGGFALELGRKGTALLGHQTPLCGEHSRLNGCPESLDHYIPVSISSMEKSYTGAIDGISSTAFTAAFDQASRRGSYIAMESFKGSVNGVEGSFNFIHSASTTGVDRADEFFCIVGGSGTDGLKGISGSGGITIDIDGTHHIWLNYHLEKFNKP, via the coding sequence ATGGCTGTAGCCCTGATCGAGCACCAGGCTGGCGGCTTCGCGCTTGAACTCGGGCGTAAAGGTACGGCGTTGCTTGGTCATCAGACACCTCTCTGTGGCGAGCATTCTCGCCTAAATGGGTGTCCGGAATCATTAGACCACTACATACCAGTGTCAATCAGCTCCATGGAAAAGTCCTATACAGGAGCTATCGATGGTATTTCTTCAACAGCCTTTACTGCAGCGTTCGACCAAGCGTCAAGAAGGGGCAGCTACATCGCGATGGAGAGTTTCAAGGGCTCGGTGAATGGGGTGGAAGGATCCTTTAACTTCATTCATTCCGCCTCCACTACCGGAGTTGATCGTGCAGATGAGTTTTTCTGCATAGTCGGAGGCAGTGGTACGGATGGTTTGAAAGGGATTTCAGGGTCAGGAGGGATCACAATTGACATCGATGGAACGCACCATATTTGGTTGAATTACCATCTCGAAAAATTTAACAAGCCGTAA
- a CDS encoding carboxymuconolactone decarboxylase family protein: MQDWKQTRKDINARLVELNGLSPETMKGMASLGGAGAKTNQLDAKTRELISLAVAVTTRCDGCIAFHAAEAKKLGVTTEEVAEALGVAINMNAGAALVYSTHVLDAFDKS; encoded by the coding sequence ATGCAAGATTGGAAGCAAACTCGTAAAGACATCAACGCCCGCCTGGTAGAGCTGAACGGCCTGTCCCCAGAAACCATGAAAGGTATGGCTTCGCTAGGAGGTGCTGGCGCGAAAACAAACCAGCTGGACGCCAAAACACGCGAACTGATTTCGTTAGCCGTAGCGGTGACTACCCGCTGTGATGGCTGCATCGCTTTTCACGCCGCAGAGGCCAAAAAGCTCGGCGTAACTACTGAAGAGGTGGCAGAGGCTTTGGGTGTAGCAATCAACATGAACGCAGGGGCTGCGCTGGTCTACAGCACTCACGTGCTCGACGCCTTCGACAAGTCATAA
- a CDS encoding thioredoxin family protein — MSEVYDLDTDKLYRELSVPNRILVVYFSAPWCGPCIGMKPIFQKLADAYSQLASFVHVDVAQSPMVAKTLNIHGVPSIAVFREGKLSKLIMGSNSYSELQRMLESELKYLG, encoded by the coding sequence ATGAGTGAAGTTTATGACTTGGATACTGACAAGCTCTATAGAGAGCTCAGCGTACCCAATAGAATACTTGTGGTCTATTTCTCTGCCCCTTGGTGCGGCCCATGTATTGGAATGAAGCCTATCTTTCAAAAGCTCGCTGACGCCTACTCTCAGCTCGCTTCATTTGTACATGTTGATGTCGCTCAGTCCCCAATGGTTGCGAAAACACTGAATATTCACGGAGTTCCTTCAATCGCAGTATTTAGAGAGGGAAAGCTCTCAAAGCTAATCATGGGCTCAAACTCATACAGTGAGTTGCAGAGAATGCTGGAGAGTGAGCTCAAGTACCTAGGTTGA